A region from the Flavobacteriales bacterium genome encodes:
- a CDS encoding HU family DNA-binding protein translates to MTKADLIALISKRTGIEREVVTVTVEAFMDQVRTSLEQGEDVHMRGFGSFLVKHRAQKTGRLLPQNTPIIIPAHDAPAFKPAESWVESMKTKTTK, encoded by the coding sequence ATGACAAAGGCCGATCTCATCGCCCTCATCAGCAAGCGCACCGGCATCGAGCGCGAGGTGGTAACCGTGACCGTTGAGGCGTTCATGGACCAAGTGCGCACGAGCCTTGAACAGGGCGAGGACGTGCATATGCGCGGCTTCGGCAGCTTCCTGGTGAAGCATCGTGCGCAGAAGACCGGCCGTCTCCTGCCGCAGAACACGCCCATCATCATTCCGGCGCACGATGCGCCTGCTTTCAAGCCCGCCGAAAGCTGGGTGGAGAGCATGAAGACCAAGACAACCAAGTAG
- a CDS encoding tetratricopeptide repeat protein — MALGGKQWMMIGAAAVVGAALFLLPRSPKANTAGVAPEMSERNSAAPSTDQRVAEAAVLVQSENPMAGIMALRAILQEDSNNVEAHWQLGLFSVQSGQLDKAVARFEKVTALEPTRADAWLALAKAHAAMGNAPAATEAINKYKTMVTDAAALAAADAIINGNTNEKK, encoded by the coding sequence ATGGCGCTCGGGGGCAAACAATGGATGATGATCGGTGCGGCCGCAGTGGTCGGCGCCGCGTTGTTCCTGCTGCCACGTTCGCCGAAGGCCAACACGGCCGGTGTTGCCCCGGAGATGAGCGAACGCAACAGTGCAGCCCCGAGCACCGACCAGCGCGTGGCGGAAGCGGCAGTGCTCGTTCAGAGCGAGAACCCGATGGCCGGGATCATGGCCTTGCGCGCCATCCTTCAGGAGGACAGCAACAATGTGGAAGCGCACTGGCAGCTCGGCCTGTTCAGCGTGCAAAGCGGCCAGTTGGACAAGGCCGTTGCGCGCTTTGAAAAGGTGACGGCTTTGGAGCCCACGCGCGCTGATGCGTGGCTGGCCTTGGCCAAGGCGCACGCTGCAATGGGGAACGCACCCGCTGCAACGGAGGCCATCAACAAGTACAAGACAATGGTGACGGATGCCGCAGCGCTCGCCGCGGCCGATGCGATCATCAACGGGAACACGAACGAAAAGAAGTAG
- a CDS encoding Rne/Rng family ribonuclease — translation MSIDLIIKSSPSETAIAVVKDKLLTGLHREKSDRGFAVGDVYLAKIRKVAPGLNAAFVDVGHEKDAFLHYYDLGPQFKNSYRFTKAAVSGSLNSSMLEGWKMDPDIPKEGKLQDVVSASQSLLVQIAKEPISTKGPRLSAEITLAGRYMVLVPFIQKISISSRITDEEERKRLKQTINQFKPQNFGVIVRTQAEHKGAEELEADLKSLLQRWDVLFRNLKSAMPPKKVLGELDRTSAVLRDLVSADFANIHVDDDTVAEEVRQYLEVNAPEKKNIVKPYKGKLDIFDHFGVNKQIKAAFGRHVSLPSGAYLIVEKTEAMHVIDVNSGGRKGGLKDHEQNALETNLEAAKEVARLLRLRDMGGIICVDFIDLYEPENRKKLHATLKEAMEDDKAKHNVLPMSKFGVVEITRQRVRPETEIVTTENCPTCNGTGEVKAPVLIIDELEHALHYLHGEKNMGGLTVVVHPFIHAYLTKGLWSKQRQWWWRWKKSVKVKPEGSSQYLDFSIQDSAGNAIPL, via the coding sequence TTGAGCATCGACCTGATCATCAAGTCGAGCCCTTCCGAAACGGCCATCGCCGTTGTGAAGGACAAGCTTCTCACGGGCCTGCATCGCGAAAAGAGCGATCGCGGGTTCGCGGTTGGCGACGTCTACCTGGCCAAGATCCGCAAGGTGGCCCCTGGCCTCAATGCGGCCTTCGTGGACGTGGGGCACGAGAAGGACGCCTTCCTCCACTACTATGACCTGGGCCCGCAGTTCAAGAACAGTTACCGCTTCACCAAGGCAGCGGTGAGCGGCAGCCTCAACAGCAGCATGCTGGAAGGCTGGAAGATGGACCCCGACATCCCGAAGGAGGGCAAGTTGCAGGATGTGGTGAGCGCCAGCCAGAGCTTACTGGTGCAGATCGCCAAAGAGCCCATCAGCACCAAGGGCCCACGCCTCAGTGCCGAGATCACACTGGCCGGGCGTTACATGGTGCTGGTACCCTTCATCCAGAAGATCAGCATCAGCAGCCGTATCACCGACGAGGAGGAGCGGAAGCGCCTCAAGCAGACCATCAACCAGTTCAAGCCGCAGAACTTCGGTGTCATCGTGCGCACCCAGGCCGAGCACAAGGGCGCGGAAGAACTAGAAGCCGACCTTAAAAGCCTGCTGCAACGCTGGGACGTGCTCTTCCGCAACCTGAAGAGCGCCATGCCGCCCAAAAAGGTGCTCGGCGAACTGGACCGCACCAGTGCCGTGCTCCGCGATCTGGTCAGCGCCGATTTCGCCAACATCCATGTGGACGATGACACGGTGGCCGAGGAGGTGCGGCAGTACCTGGAGGTGAATGCTCCGGAGAAGAAGAACATCGTGAAGCCGTACAAAGGCAAGCTCGACATCTTCGATCACTTCGGCGTCAACAAGCAGATAAAGGCAGCCTTCGGCAGGCACGTATCGCTGCCCAGTGGTGCCTACCTCATCGTGGAGAAGACCGAGGCCATGCACGTCATCGACGTGAACAGCGGCGGTCGCAAGGGCGGCTTGAAGGACCATGAGCAGAACGCGCTCGAAACGAACTTGGAAGCGGCGAAGGAAGTCGCGCGTTTGTTGCGCCTGCGCGACATGGGCGGCATCATCTGCGTGGACTTCATCGATCTCTACGAGCCCGAGAACAGGAAGAAGCTGCACGCCACCTTGAAGGAGGCGATGGAGGACGACAAGGCGAAGCACAACGTGCTTCCCATGAGCAAGTTCGGCGTGGTGGAGATCACCCGCCAGCGCGTGCGCCCCGAAACGGAGATCGTTACCACGGAGAACTGCCCCACCTGCAACGGCACGGGCGAGGTGAAAGCCCCGGTGCTCATCATTGATGAACTGGAGCACGCCCTCCATTACCTGCACGGGGAGAAGAACATGGGCGGGCTCACCGTGGTGGTGCACCCCTTCATACACGCTTACCTCACCAAGGGTCTGTGGAGCAAGCAGCGCCAGTGGTGGTGGCGATGGAAGAAGAGCGTGAAGGTGAAGCCTGAGGGCAGCAGCCAGTACCTCGATTTCAGCATCCAGGACAGCGCCGGCAACGCGATACCGTTATAG
- the rsgA gene encoding ribosome small subunit-dependent GTPase A — protein MGPLCTGVPTFAPLRSTAVAQGLVMRSTGSRYRVRAEDGSVHDCVAKGNLRIKGYTSTNPIAVGDRVEFEPQRNAEEVGAVTALHDRKNYIVRRSVNLSHHKHVIAANLDQALLMATVASPRTSCGFIDRFLVTAEAYSVPCVLLLNKVDALDEDERALLEEYRAAYELAGYRVVLTSARTGTGVQEVKDLLKGKVTLVAGHSGVGKSTLVNAIDPSLDLDTQEISEASDKGQHTTTFAEMFELQADVPTFIIDTPGVKGFGLVDMTPDEIVDQFPELFKLKGECRFNDCKHMNEPGCAVKRAVEAGAVATSRYRSYVDMVNGVEDDGPYRLD, from the coding sequence ATGGGGCCGCTTTGCACAGGCGTGCCCACATTTGCCCCATTACGCTCCACAGCTGTGGCCCAAGGTCTTGTCATGCGCTCAACCGGCAGCCGCTACCGCGTGCGTGCCGAGGACGGGTCCGTGCATGATTGCGTGGCCAAGGGCAACCTGCGCATCAAGGGCTACACCAGCACCAACCCCATCGCCGTTGGCGATCGGGTGGAGTTCGAACCGCAGCGCAACGCCGAGGAAGTAGGTGCGGTCACCGCCCTGCACGACCGTAAGAATTACATCGTGCGGCGTAGCGTGAACCTCAGTCATCACAAGCATGTCATTGCGGCCAACCTCGACCAGGCGTTGCTGATGGCCACCGTGGCAAGTCCCCGTACGTCCTGTGGCTTCATCGATCGGTTCCTCGTTACCGCTGAAGCGTACAGTGTGCCATGCGTTCTGCTGTTGAACAAAGTGGATGCGCTTGATGAGGATGAAAGAGCCCTGCTGGAAGAGTACCGCGCAGCGTACGAGTTGGCTGGCTATAGAGTGGTACTGACATCAGCGAGGACCGGAACCGGTGTGCAGGAGGTGAAAGACCTGTTGAAAGGAAAGGTGACCTTGGTGGCCGGTCACAGCGGTGTTGGCAAAAGCACGCTGGTCAACGCCATTGATCCATCGCTCGACCTGGACACGCAGGAGATCAGCGAAGCCAGCGACAAGGGACAGCACACCACCACCTTCGCCGAGATGTTCGAGCTGCAGGCGGATGTGCCCACGTTCATCATCGACACGCCGGGCGTGAAGGGCTTCGGTCTTGTGGACATGACCCCCGACGAGATCGTGGACCAGTTCCCCGAGCTCTTCAAGTTGAAGGGTGAATGCCGCTTCAACGACTGCAAGCACATGAACGAACCGGGCTGCGCGGTGAAGCGTGCGGTGGAAGCAGGTGCCGTGGCAACCAGCCGCTACAGGAGCTACGTCGATATGGTGAACGGCGTGGAGGACGATGGTCCGTACCGCCTTGATTGA
- a CDS encoding 5'-nucleotidase, lipoprotein e(P4) family has product MKKIAMTMLTTALLLVACTSTKPVADAPAKVPYVPFALSQQNADAVIYQHSSAEVYRLYQQCYELARLRLDANLAKPHVLPTAVIVDIDETVLDNSPYQVTNVNRGRTFSSATWAEWTDKASAKGSPGALDFLRYAKSRGCEVFYISNRDNNEKAATIKNLAALGFPDADERHVLCMDKTSDKTVRRAQVKAGHYIALLCGDQLRDFDESFKDRGADFGKARVNAMNDTLRDHFILLPNAMYGTWLDAVGGKADSLKLDLKQNYFGKHAY; this is encoded by the coding sequence ATGAAGAAGATCGCAATGACCATGCTCACCACGGCCTTGTTGCTCGTGGCTTGCACCTCCACCAAACCCGTGGCCGATGCGCCCGCCAAAGTGCCCTACGTGCCTTTCGCACTGAGCCAACAGAATGCCGATGCCGTGATCTACCAGCACAGCAGTGCCGAGGTGTACCGCCTCTACCAGCAGTGCTACGAACTGGCCCGCTTACGGCTGGACGCCAACCTGGCCAAACCGCACGTGCTGCCTACGGCGGTCATCGTGGACATCGACGAAACCGTGCTCGACAATTCACCTTACCAAGTGACGAACGTGAACCGTGGCCGCACGTTCAGCAGCGCGACCTGGGCTGAGTGGACCGACAAGGCCTCGGCCAAGGGATCCCCTGGTGCGCTCGACTTCCTCCGGTACGCCAAGAGCCGCGGATGCGAAGTGTTCTACATCAGCAACCGCGACAACAACGAAAAGGCGGCCACCATCAAGAACCTTGCGGCCCTCGGTTTCCCCGATGCCGACGAACGTCATGTGCTGTGCATGGACAAGACCAGCGACAAGACCGTGCGGCGCGCGCAGGTAAAGGCCGGGCACTACATCGCCCTGCTGTGCGGCGATCAACTCCGCGATTTCGATGAATCGTTCAAGGACAGGGGTGCTGACTTCGGGAAGGCGCGCGTGAATGCGATGAACGACACCCTGCGCGACCACTTCATCCTGTTGCCCAACGCCATGTATGGCACCTGGCTCGACGCCGTCGGGGGCAAAGCCGACTCGTTGAAGCTCGACTTGAAACAGAATTACTTCGGCAAGCACGCGTACTGA
- a CDS encoding D-tyrosyl-tRNA(Tyr) deacylase, with the protein MRAVVQRVREASVTISGEERSRIGHGLLVLLGIEVADTTEDLEWLCGKIARMRIFADEAGLMNRDINEVGGQLLLVSQFTLHANTAKGNRPSYIRAARPEQAIPLYEEAIERFEQLVTSGVRTGEFGAGMKVALINDGPVTIIIDSKQRE; encoded by the coding sequence ATGCGGGCCGTTGTTCAACGGGTGCGCGAAGCAAGCGTGACCATCAGCGGCGAGGAGCGCTCGCGGATCGGGCACGGTCTCCTGGTCTTGTTGGGGATCGAGGTGGCCGACACAACAGAAGACCTGGAGTGGCTTTGCGGCAAGATCGCGCGCATGCGGATCTTCGCTGATGAGGCCGGTCTGATGAACCGCGACATCAACGAAGTCGGTGGCCAGTTGCTGTTGGTGAGCCAGTTCACATTGCACGCCAACACGGCCAAGGGCAATCGCCCCAGCTACATCCGCGCTGCGCGCCCAGAACAGGCCATACCGCTCTACGAAGAAGCCATTGAACGCTTCGAGCAATTGGTGACTTCAGGTGTACGCACCGGGGAGTTCGGTGCCGGAATGAAGGTGGCGTTGATCAACGACGGACCAGTGACGATCATCATCGACAGCAAGCAACGCGAATGA
- a CDS encoding nucleotide pyrophosphohydrolase, translating to MSRTKSLSAPLAVLQERVHEWVTTVGVRYFDPMTNMALLTEEVGEVARIMARTYGEQSKKKKDKGELGEELSDVLFVVLCLANQTGTDLQSAFDRKFEKRTKRDKKRHAKNKKLR from the coding sequence ATGAGCAGGACCAAGTCACTTTCAGCGCCCCTAGCGGTGCTCCAGGAGCGTGTGCACGAGTGGGTCACCACTGTCGGAGTGCGCTACTTCGACCCCATGACCAACATGGCCCTGCTCACGGAGGAAGTCGGGGAGGTGGCCCGCATCATGGCGCGCACTTATGGGGAACAGTCCAAGAAGAAGAAGGACAAGGGGGAACTGGGCGAGGAGCTGAGCGATGTGCTCTTCGTGGTGCTGTGCCTGGCCAACCAGACCGGCACAGACCTTCAATCCGCCTTTGACCGGAAGTTCGAGAAGCGGACGAAGCGCGACAAGAAGCGCCACGCGAAGAACAAGAAGTTGCGCTAG